CTCGAAGTCGAGCTTGAGCAGCGCCAGATTGCGCGCTCGGTCCATGTCGATCAGGCGCACCGGGTAAGGCGTCACTACCTCCATGCTCAGGGGCGTATAGCCGCCGGCCTGGGCGGGCGAGACGAGCACCAGCTCGTCGTCGGGTTTGAGGTAATGGGCTGCCGTGAGCAGATAGCCTTCGGAGTGGACGATAAAGGCCGTCCCGAGAAAGAGCACACTGTCCTGGCTGCGCTTCATGAGCATCATGCAGCCATTCTCGTAGCGTTGGATCATGGTCTGGTGCATAAACGAGAATCGGTGGGGATTACGAGGAGGGCTTGCGCGGGTTCGAATCGGGCTTGGGATCAGACTTGCGACCACCGAGGCGGACCCACATTTCGCGGTTGCCGGAGGTGGCTGGTGCGAGCTTGCTCACGATCGTCTTAAAGCGCTCGCCGCGATGGTAGGTCGGCAGCTTGAAGCCGACGGTCGAGTCCTTGTAGTCCGCAAAGCCCTTGCGCAGGCTGAGGCACATCAGGAGCAGCACGGCTGCAAAGGGCAGCCCTGTCGCGATTGCTGCCGTCTGCAGCGCGGACAAGCCGCCGCCGACCAGCAACACCGCCGCGACTACGCCTTCGAGGATGGCCCAGAAGAGGCGCTGCGGGATGGGCGGATCGGGATCGCCGCCGGAGGTAATGATGTCGATCACCATCGAGCCGGAGTCCGACGAGGTGACGAAAAACATGATGATCGAGCCAATCGCCAGCAGAGAAGTCACCATACTCAGCGGGAAGTTTTCGAGCACGACGAAGAGCGAGACCGGGATGTTGTCGCGCACCGCCTCGACGATGCCGCCGGGCCCGAACATTTCCAGATTCAGGGCCGTATTACCGAAGGTGGTGATCCAGAAAAAGGTGATGAGCGTGGGGGCGAGGAGCACGCCAAGGATGAACTCCCGCACCGTGCGGCCATAGGAAACCCGGGCGATGAACATGCCGACAAAGGGTGACCACGCGATCCACCAGCCCCAGTAGAAGACCGTCCAGGTGTTCTGCCAGGCGGTATTTTCGTAGGTTTCGTTCCAGGTGGCGAGGCGCGGCAGGCTGTCGAGATAGTAGCCGATATTCTCGATAAAAGCGTTGAGAATAAAGAGCGTGGGCCCGAGCAGAAGCACGAAGCACAACAGCGCGGCTGCGATCCAGAGGTTGATCTCCGAGAGGAAGCGGATGCCTCCGTCGAGGCCTTTCACGACCGACCAGGTGGCCAACGCGGTGATGCCGGCAATCAGCAGAAGCTGAATCGTAGGGCTCTGGCCGATGTGGAAGAGGTGATCGAGCCCGGCATTGACTTGCCGCACACCGAGGCCCAGCGAGGTCGCAACGCCAAAGAGCGTGGCGACCGTGGCCATGATGTCGACCACGTTGCCGATCCAACCGTGAATGCGCTCGCCAAAGAGCGGGTAAAAGACCGACCGGATCGAAAGCGGCAGCCCGCGGTTAAAGGAAAAGAAGGCGAGCGAGAGCCCTACGAGGCAGTAGATACCCCAGGGATGCAGGCCCCAGTGCAGGAACGTCAGGTCCATCGCGACCCGGGCGGCCTCGGGCGTCATCGGCTCAACCAGCGGAGATCCACTGAAGTGGAAGATCGGCTCGGCCACCCCGTAGAAGAGCAGGCCAATGCCCATGCCGGCGCTGAAAAGCATCGCCATCCAGCCCATGGTCGTGAATTCGGGCTTGGCATCGTGTCCACCGATACGGATGTCGCCGTAACGGCTGATCAGCAGGTAGAGCACGAACACCAGGATGATGTTGGTCGTGGCGACGAAGAACCACCCGCCCATCGTGGCGATCCAGGTCTGCAGGCTGGTGAAGACCTGATTCATCCGGTCGTGGAAGATCAAGGTAACCGCGACGGTGGAGATGATAAGAAAGGCCGAGATAAAGAAGACGTATGGATGGACGTCGAACCTCAGCCAACCCTCTTTACCCTCTTCCCCGCCATTTGGCGCGTCGGTTTGTGGGGAATTGCTGGCGTTCATGTATGAGACTGGTTGGAAAGCAAGCGCCGCCCCATCAGGCAATGGTGCGGCAGCGAGAGTTGAGAATACATCAAGGTAGGCATGAAAAACAAGCCCGCGACCCAATTAACGTTAAGCCAACGCCTTTGGAGATAGACGAGGCGCGGCTCTAGCGGTCGGCAATCACAGGCAGCCAAACGTCCTCGACTGGTTGTCTGCCCGCCAGCGCTTCCTACGGTCTGAAAAGACTTACGGTGTGGCAGGTGCGACTACTGGATAATTTTAGACGTTCCTCTCTTCCGATTATGAAGCTACTCCAACGACCCCTGTTTACCCTGACCAGCCTTGCCCTGCTCTGCAGCATGGCTTTCGCCTCCAATTTTGGCCGCATCTACCCCTCCGAAAAGCGGCAGATGACCGACGAGCAGACCGGCGCAACCCTGACCGTCCTGACCGAAGGCGAGTCCAGCGACTCCAAGCCCTACCAGACCCACACGACCTGGACTTCCGACCACGAGTGGATCATTTTCCGCTCCGACCGTGGCGGCAATGGTGGCCAGATCTTTATCGTACATGAAGGCACGGGCGAGATCCTGCAACTCACGGACAACCCCGTTACCAACACCGGCAGCATCAACCTCTCCGAGAGCGACATGATCCTCTACTACGTGCGGGGCGGACGCTCCCGT
The window above is part of the Verrucomicrobiota bacterium JB022 genome. Proteins encoded here:
- a CDS encoding BCCT family transporter, with the protein product MNASNSPQTDAPNGGEEGKEGWLRFDVHPYVFFISAFLIISTVAVTLIFHDRMNQVFTSLQTWIATMGGWFFVATTNIILVFVLYLLISRYGDIRIGGHDAKPEFTTMGWMAMLFSAGMGIGLLFYGVAEPIFHFSGSPLVEPMTPEAARVAMDLTFLHWGLHPWGIYCLVGLSLAFFSFNRGLPLSIRSVFYPLFGERIHGWIGNVVDIMATVATLFGVATSLGLGVRQVNAGLDHLFHIGQSPTIQLLLIAGITALATWSVVKGLDGGIRFLSEINLWIAAALLCFVLLLGPTLFILNAFIENIGYYLDSLPRLATWNETYENTAWQNTWTVFYWGWWIAWSPFVGMFIARVSYGRTVREFILGVLLAPTLITFFWITTFGNTALNLEMFGPGGIVEAVRDNIPVSLFVVLENFPLSMVTSLLAIGSIIMFFVTSSDSGSMVIDIITSGGDPDPPIPQRLFWAILEGVVAAVLLVGGGLSALQTAAIATGLPFAAVLLLMCLSLRKGFADYKDSTVGFKLPTYHRGERFKTIVSKLAPATSGNREMWVRLGGRKSDPKPDSNPRKPSS